AACGGATTGTCCCCCGATGCAAGGGCCTTCGTCGGAACCGCACCAGAGTCCCTGTCGGCTCACGCGAGAGAGCTCTCCGATTTCCGTGAGCTGTTTCTGAAGTACGCTCCTGTTCTTCTGAACGAGTTCGAGCGGCATCGTCCTTCGAATCGTACCTATTCGCCGATCTCTTTCTATTTCAACTTTGCCCACAACGTACTGAAGGCGATGGTGGTGGACGCGCTTCTTCGAGCCCAAGCAACGGGTCGGACGCTCAACGATCTCCTGACGGGTGTCTCGGAAGACCGTGCGATCGATGCCCAGAAGGAGGCCCTTGCCAAGACGTTGATGGCGTATGGGCGCTCGAGCCCGGACACGATTCGTGGACGCCTCGTACCCGCCATTGTTTACGACCCCCGTTCCGGTCGACTGGCCTTCCGGGATGCGATCCGGAGACTCCGAGAGCTAACGAGCCAGTGACCGAAACCGACTCGGTGCGGCGTCGTCTTCTCTTAGTGCTCAGTGCCGCGGCGGGACCCGCGATCGATCGTGCCGCCACGGCTCGGCCTGCTTACGGCGCGGCAATTATTCGCACTGGCGTGCTCACATCTCATTCCCACGAAGGAGCCCGAATGCGGACGATTGCGCCAGGCTCGCTCCGCTCGCGCAGGGTGGGCCGAGTTTTTCATCACCCTGCTACTGGCGCCGACGAGAACGTCGCTCGCCTACGAAGTTCGCCCCCCCCTGAGTCGCAACGTTCAGGACGGGACTCAAGAGCGATTCGTTCCCGCCCGCATCCAGGGCGGAGACCTGGAAGGCGTAAGTGGAACCGGGAGTCAAGCCCACTGCCGTGTGGGTCGTGTCCGATTCGCTGGCAATCATGGATCCGTCACGGTAGATGATGTAGAACATGACAGCCACGTTGTCGGTCGCGGCGTCCCAGGCCAGATCAATCGTCGTTTCGGTCTGAGCCGGTGATCTGAGATTCCTCGGTTGATTAGGCGGCACGGTATCCGGCGGCCCTCCGGTCGTGACGGTAAAGGGCAGAGAGAAGTGACCCAATCCGAGCGGGTTCTTGCCTCGAACGCGCCAATGGTAAACGCTGTCGTAGGCCAAAGTTCCCCGAGGAAACTGCATTTGGGTCGAGGCGCCGTGGGAGAAGGACACGGCGGAGAGAAAATTAGGATCCGTCGACAACTCGACTTCGAACTCGTCCGCCGTCCCCGCCCAGGAGAACTTCGCGTCGAGCCGCACATTTTCCGCCCCGTTCGCCGGTGAGACGAGGACGGGCGCAGTCGGCGGCGCGTTCGGCGCCTCGGTCGTGAACGATCGCACGGCGGAAAAATCACTCGTGCCATTGCCGTTCGATGCGCTGGCCCGCCAATAGTAGGACGTCACATGTTCGAGGGCGCCCACCCTGACCTCGTACTTCCTCGCCGACGTCGAAGCATTGACGATGCGTTGGACGAAGCCGGGATCGAGGGCCACCTGGACGGTGAAGATCGCACCCTTTCCCCGCCAGGCAAGAGTTGGCATTACACCCACGTTCAGGGCTCCATCCGCCGGGCTCGCGAGAATCGGCGGCTCGGGCGGCAAACCGTCACCACTCTCGAACTCGAACGCTCCGAGATCCGGAGCTTCGCCGGAATAAGCGCTCGAAGGGAGCTCGAGCACGGTCGTTCCCTGCCAGGCGTAGATGGCGGTTCCCGCGTCGATCGCCGGGCTGTTCGGCAGAAGCTCAAAGCCCGCACCAAACGCGGGATCTTCGAAGACGCTGGTCGCGACGTCCACATTGGAGCCGGAGTGGCTCGTGCCGTTGCCGAAGAACAAGTTGAAAGCCAGCGCCGAGTTGGCGTCGACGTTCTTTACCGCGATGGCAGGATGATCGACGAAAATGTTGTTCAACACGACGGTGTTGTCACCACCGCTGATTCCGTGGTTGTTGTTGGCGAACGTGTTATTGAAAACGTAAATGACCTCAGGAAGGCTCGCGGCTCTAAAGTCCTCGTTCGAGGCAGCTCCATCCATCATGCCCAGGCCAGCGGCACCGTTGTCATGGATGAAATTGTTGGAGATCTCGAAGAATCTGTCGGTCTCTACGTCGTAGGAAATGAGCTGGATCCCGTCCGCCACGTTCCGGTAGATATCGTTTCCGGCAATGACGTAG
The nucleotide sequence above comes from Vicinamibacteria bacterium. Encoded proteins:
- a CDS encoding right-handed parallel beta-helix repeat-containing protein, translating into MVRTRLARRHLPFALGIFVTALISSWVSTAGAAVLHVPDDFATIQAAHDAAVSGDTILVAPGTYVGRITITKAITLASHFLINGNENFIGNTILDGGNGPYVISIPAGAEDGSTIQGLTIQNGTDGIAPFARFNLLHCVVRDTSDGVDYERGSGGLVRFSTFELNSDDGIDLDFDVDIQILDNVIRDNGDDGIEIRLQNYTGPTKSYVIAGNDIYRNVADGIQLISYDVETDRFFEISNNFIHDNGAAGLGMMDGAASNEDFRAASLPEVIYVFNNTFANNNHGISGGDNTVVLNNIFVDHPAIAVKNVDANSALAFNLFFGNGTSHSGSNVDVATSVFEDPAFGAGFELLPNSPAIDAGTAIYAWQGTTVLELPSSAYSGEAPDLGAFEFESGDGLPPEPPILASPADGALNVGVMPTLAWRGKGAIFTVQVALDPGFVQRIVNASTSARKYEVRVGALEHVTSYYWRASASNGNGTSDFSAVRSFTTEAPNAPPTAPVLVSPANGAENVRLDAKFSWAGTADEFEVELSTDPNFLSAVSFSHGASTQMQFPRGTLAYDSVYHWRVRGKNPLGLGHFSLPFTVTTGGPPDTVPPNQPRNLRSPAQTETTIDLAWDAATDNVAVMFYIIYRDGSMIASESDTTHTAVGLTPGSTYAFQVSALDAGGNESLLSPVLNVATQGGANFVGERRSRRRQ